From Neodiprion pinetum isolate iyNeoPine1 chromosome 7, iyNeoPine1.2, whole genome shotgun sequence, a single genomic window includes:
- the LOC124222966 gene encoding odorant receptor 13a-like isoform X2, translating into MTMVAGVTKTLTLIYLSLIIITVINFAVSPMVSLYTQRAANLSEDEIVYVLPYLAQFPGVDIRNQTNYTMCYIASSIVSIPIILYAAGTDIFYISYITQISLQFDLLTLEISELFDEQKTNKSPSPSRVEKSKIQKFAFKKCVQKHQKLISSGRIMEQLFSQILFGICVVSTVSMCAVMFETVVASHNQHGNTTQFVLYLIFEVTEVFIYCWFGNILVDKSMLLCQEAYCTKWYNADTILQKDLMMVMTRAQQPVYVSACGFVVISLNVCTKILNTAASYFTLIRKMY; encoded by the exons ATGACGATGGTAGCCGGCGTGACGAAAACCCTGACGCTGATTTACCTCAGTCTGATAATAATCACTGTAATAAATTTTGCCGTTTCACCAATGGTTTCGCTTTATACCCAAAGGGCGGCAAATCTCTCCGAGGATGAAATCGTCTACGTTCTTCCATACCTGGCGCAG TTTCCCGGTGTGGACATAAGAAACCAAACGAACTACACGATGTGTTACATCGCCTCCAGTATCGTCAGTATTCCGATTATTCTCTACGCTGCTGGAACggacattttttacatttcatacatAACCCAGATATCGCTACAGTTCGATTTACTGACGCTGGAAATCAGCGAACTTTTCGACGAACAGAAGACTAACAAATCGCCATCACCCAGCAGAGTCGAAAAATCAAAGATACAGAAGTTTGCCTTCAAGAAATGTGTACAAAAACACCAGAAACTGATCAg CTCGGGCCGGATAATGGAACAGCTCTTCTCCCAAATTCTATTCGGCATATGTGTCGTCAGCACTGTCTCGATGTGCGCAGTTATGTTTGAAACTGTAGTG GCAAGTCACAATCAGCATGGAAACACCACGCAGTTCGTGCTGTACCTAATTTTCGAAGTAACCGAGGTCTTCATCTATTGCTggtttggaaatattttagtGGACAAG AGTATGCTGCTATGTCAGGAGGCTTACTGCACGAAATGGTACAACGCAGATACGATCTTGCAGAAGGATTTGATGATGGTAATGACGAGAGCTCAACAGCCGGTCTACGTGAGCGCCTGCGGTTTTGTCGTAATATCGCTGAATGTCTGCACAAAG ATACTGAATACCGCAGCGTCATATTTCACACTTATTCGCAAGATGTACTAA
- the LOC124222966 gene encoding odorant receptor 13a-like isoform X1 has translation MDEIRSSNEEHFRKELIFEGVKMYERYVTLHRRLLQPVGLWPRKARWNNLTCCIYEANAFVNISWMILVSSSQYFSIWDARDNFFEVMEIISAMTTAFLIIHKAFTLLFKRSKIREIDDTIRELWIDGWCRHNASVRRQMTMVAGVTKTLTLIYLSLIIITVINFAVSPMVSLYTQRAANLSEDEIVYVLPYLAQFPGVDIRNQTNYTMCYIASSIVSIPIILYAAGTDIFYISYITQISLQFDLLTLEISELFDEQKTNKSPSPSRVEKSKIQKFAFKKCVQKHQKLISSGRIMEQLFSQILFGICVVSTVSMCAVMFETVVASHNQHGNTTQFVLYLIFEVTEVFIYCWFGNILVDKSMLLCQEAYCTKWYNADTILQKDLMMVMTRAQQPVYVSACGFVVISLNVCTKILNTAASYFTLIRKMY, from the exons ATGGATGAAATCCGATCGTCGAACGAGGAGCATTTTCGAAAGGAGTTGATTTTCGAGGGTGTCAAAATGTACGAACGATACGTAACGCTGCATCGACGTTTGCTGCAACCGGTAGGACTTTGGCCGAGAAAAGCTCGTTGGAATAACTTGACTTGCTGTATCTACGAAGCAAATGCGTTTGTTAATATTTCCTGGATGATTCTCGTCTCGTCGAGccaatatttttccatttggGATGCTCGAGATAACTTCTTTGAGGTGATGGAGATCATCAGCGCcatgacgacagccttcttgaTTATACACAAG GCTTTCACGCTGTTATTCAAACGTTCAAAAATACGAGAAATCGATGATACAATTCGCGAATTATGGATCGACGGATGGTGCAGACACAATGCGTCGGTTCGCCGACAGATGACGATGGTAGCCGGCGTGACGAAAACCCTGACGCTGATTTACCTCAGTCTGATAATAATCACTGTAATAAATTTTGCCGTTTCACCAATGGTTTCGCTTTATACCCAAAGGGCGGCAAATCTCTCCGAGGATGAAATCGTCTACGTTCTTCCATACCTGGCGCAG TTTCCCGGTGTGGACATAAGAAACCAAACGAACTACACGATGTGTTACATCGCCTCCAGTATCGTCAGTATTCCGATTATTCTCTACGCTGCTGGAACggacattttttacatttcatacatAACCCAGATATCGCTACAGTTCGATTTACTGACGCTGGAAATCAGCGAACTTTTCGACGAACAGAAGACTAACAAATCGCCATCACCCAGCAGAGTCGAAAAATCAAAGATACAGAAGTTTGCCTTCAAGAAATGTGTACAAAAACACCAGAAACTGATCAg CTCGGGCCGGATAATGGAACAGCTCTTCTCCCAAATTCTATTCGGCATATGTGTCGTCAGCACTGTCTCGATGTGCGCAGTTATGTTTGAAACTGTAGTG GCAAGTCACAATCAGCATGGAAACACCACGCAGTTCGTGCTGTACCTAATTTTCGAAGTAACCGAGGTCTTCATCTATTGCTggtttggaaatattttagtGGACAAG AGTATGCTGCTATGTCAGGAGGCTTACTGCACGAAATGGTACAACGCAGATACGATCTTGCAGAAGGATTTGATGATGGTAATGACGAGAGCTCAACAGCCGGTCTACGTGAGCGCCTGCGGTTTTGTCGTAATATCGCTGAATGTCTGCACAAAG ATACTGAATACCGCAGCGTCATATTTCACACTTATTCGCAAGATGTACTAA